A genomic segment from Cyprinus carpio isolate SPL01 chromosome A4, ASM1834038v1, whole genome shotgun sequence encodes:
- the LOC109092694 gene encoding uncharacterized protein LOC109092694, translating into MTERVIEQQKAIAHILSSDKKSRHLIPTWQDMGVLEAINKSLHPLVKFTDALSGERYVSVSFVKPVIHLFNSSILKVKDDDTDLSRAIKSKILEYLNEKYSDPHIQALLDMASTVDPRFKMRYTTEDNKTSVQARLKAEMQTVAMMVPPPEPAQENTEDAEAGCAPKKKMSLGSYFKTTEQALPTNNQEPSVACVLQSFLQSCNLDSERDPLKRWKENEKVYPRLSKSGKEILVHTSHKISFREGF; encoded by the exons ATGACAGAGAGAGTCATCGAGCAGCAAAAGGCCATTGCACATATCCTGTCTTCTGACAAGAAGTCTAGGCATCTTATCCCAACATGGCAGGACATGGGTGTGCTAGAGGCGATCAACAAATCCCTGCACCCTCTAGTTAAGTTTACAGATGCACTGTCTGGTGAAAGGTACGTCAGTGTGTCATTTGTAAAGCCAGTTATTCATCTTTTCAACTCGTCAATCTTGAAAGTTAAGGATGATGATACTGACCTGTCAAGAGCAATAAAGTCTAAAATCCTGGAGTACCTAAATGAAAAATACAGCGACCCACATATCCAGGCTCTGTTGGACATGGCATCTACTGTGGATCCACGTTTTAAGATGAGATACACCACTGAAGACAACAAAACATCAGTACAAGCTAGACTGAAAGCTGAGATGCAGACTGTGGCAATGATG gtGCCACCCCCAGAACCAGCACAAGAAAACACAGAGGATGCTGAAGCTGGATGCGCTCCAAAGAAAAAGATGAGTTTAGGAAGCTACTTTAAAACTACTGAACAAGCCTTGCCAACTAACAACCAGGAGCCCAGTGTAGCCTGTGTGCTGCAGTCTTTCTTACAGTCATGCAACCTGGATAGTGAGAGGGACCCACTAAAACGGTGGAAGGAAAATGAAAAGGTCTATCCAAGGCTTTCAAAAAGTGGCAAAGAAATACTTGTGCACACCAGCCACAAGATCTCCTTCAGAGAGGGCTTTTAG